Below is a genomic region from Pyrococcus kukulkanii.
TATGATAATCTTCCCATATTTACGAATGAGCTTTATTCCATAAAACACTTCATAGACCTGTAAAAGCAAAGCAGCTAAGGCATACCTTATCTTTCCAAAACTTTTTCCTGACAGAAACTTAAGATTTTTCACAAACAGTTTGTCTCTCAAATTTAAGCTCTCAAACTTTCCTTCCCTATCCCATGCGAGCACATGAACTTTAAATCCCGCTTTAATTAAGCTCATGGCTTCCTGCTTTACTCTTGGATCAGTGTAGAAGTCATTTGCTAGGAACATTAAAACTACTTTTTCACTCATTTCTTTTCACCCACTACTTTTTAATTCCGAGTCTCAGTAGAATAGGTGGTAAAACTATGTGGTGCCAGTCTTTGAGGGGGTTTATCTTAGTATAATCCCTGTTATTCCTATAAATTTTTGAGACAGGAACTTCTGTGTATTTATATCCTAGGGTCAAGACCTTATAATGGATATAGTATTCTAAAGCATAGCCATCTAACCAGGACTGGTTTATATTTATCCTTGGGTCTTTTAAAATGCTCAACCTATATGCTCTAAATCCGTTGGTGACTTCTGTTTGCCTTTTGCCTGTTATAATGCTCCAAAAGATTGGCCAGGCTCTGTTAAAGACTCTCCTTTGAAATGGCAGGCCATTGTACTTACCTCCCTCTAAAAAACGAGAACCTTGAACATAGTCATAACCTTCATCGATTTTTTTAAGAAGCTTTGGAATTTCTTTAGGATTGTCTTTTCCATTTCCTGCCATAACTACAACAACATCGTAGTTATTTCTTAGTCCGTACATTAGGCCTTCTCTTATCGCATATCCTATTCCCATCCTTCTTGGATTTTCTATTATTGTGAGTTTGGGTTTCATGTATTTTTTGTTGCTCTTTATCAGCGATAGCATTTCTTCATCAGGCTCATCCAAAACTACAACAACTTCATCCACTATAGGGGTGTTAAATCTGCTTAAAACCCAGCCTATTTCCTTATTTCTCCATACTGGAATTACAGTATAGACATAAAAGGGCCAGGGAGAAACCTTCACGGCCATGGCCACTCACTCTCATCTCCCTTTAGTTCCCCTGGCCCATTTTCTAGGAACTCTTTAACTTTCTTTTTAAATTTCTCATCCCTCACATCACCGATAATCCTAGCTGGATTACCTACCACTATTGCATAATCAGGCACATCTTTGGTGACAACACTTCCAGCACCAACCAAGGCATATCTGCCAATTGTAACTCCTGGACCGATTACCGCTCCAGCACCAATGCTTGCCCCTTTCTTTACCACTGTCTTTAGTTCCCTCCACTTTCCTCTAACCCTTGGATACTTATCGTTGGTGAAAACAACGTTCGGACCTATGAATACATCATCTTCTATTTTGACTCCTGAAGGAATAAAAGTAAATGGTCTAATTTTTACATTGTTTCCAATTTCAACTCCCTCTTCGATGTAAACAAATGCATCTATTTTCGTGTTTTTGCCAATTTTACACTTATACAAGTTTACTTGATCGTATATTTTTGCCCCTTCTCCAATTTCAACTTCTTTAAGGATCGCATATTTAGGATCTTTCATACTCAATCACCTCTAAATATCTCCACAGTTTGTCCTTTTTCTAAGCTCTCTCTAATCTTCTCCAAAACAAAGACCGTCATAGCTCCTACAGTCGCGCTGTTTAATGGAGGTTCGCCCTTTATGACCCTGTCTGCGAAGTGATGTATCATATCCCTTATTGTATTATTTGGTGTTATTGGAATTTCTCTTTTTTGAGAGTCCGAATAAATTGTTAGTGTCTGAGCAAGGGCATCTATTACCAATGTTCCTTTTTCTGTAACAATATTTACCATTCTCGTTTTCTTTCCGTGATCAATCCAGCTGAGTTCAATATTCACCAAAACATCGTCAGGAAGTTCTGCATTTATAAATGCCATCTCTTCAAGTCCTTTTTTACCTCTAACGTAACTTTTTCCACTCCCATATACTTTTGCAGGCCACTCTTCAGTCAGATAATTAACAATGTCGATTGGATGAGGTGCTAAATCAAAAATTATATCCCTGTTTTTTGGCGGCTCCAAATAGGCACTCCATTTCAGTGTTATATAGTAGAGATTTCCAAACTCTCCACTTTCGAGAAGTTCCTTTGTTACTTTTAGTGCATTATTGAACCTGAATATGTGATCTACTAATAGAACAATGTTCCTTTTTTCGGCTTCTCTTGCAAGTCTAAACGCTTTTCTACTCGACAATGCCATGGGCTTTTCCAAAACAATGTGTTTATTAGCGTTTATAGCCTGCATTGCCAGATCATAGTGCGTTTCGTTGGGGGTAGCTATGTGGACAGCGTTTATGTCATCACGCTTTAATATGTCATCATAACTCGTTGTAAGCATACTCTCTGGAAGAGAAAGTTCTTTGGCTAGATTTTTCAATCTGTTGAAGTCTATGTCATAGATAGCTTTTAATACTATATCCCTTCTTTCTTTGGAAGCTGCTAGATACTCCCTTACAAGTTTTGTTCCCCAATAACCAGCACCTATAACAGCTACATTAAGCGTTTTATCCATTGTTGCGCCTCCTTTTCAAGTTCTTTGTTATTTTCATAAACTCTCTTGTCAAAGAATTCGTATATCTTTTCCCCAACATACTTAGCCTGGTCTTTCGTCATCTCCACGAACATTGGAATTGAGAGAACAGTCTTTGCCCATTTTTCTGTTATTGGCAAGTCTCCTTCTTTGTATCCAAATCGGGCATATGCTGGTTGCAAGTGTATTGGTATTGGATAATGAACCGCAGTTTGAATGCCATTCTTTTCAAGCCATGCCCCTAGGAGATTTCTTTTGTTCTCCGGAACTCTAATAACATATAGGTGATATACTGGCTTTATAGAAGAGGAAGGCTTTGGTGGTGTAACAACTTCATCAAGAGTATCCAGTATTTTATCATAAATTGATGCTATTTTTCTTCTTTTTTCATTCCATTCGTCCAGGTATTTTAACTGAACTCTCCCAATTGCAGCATTAACTGTGTTGAGCCTCGCAGTATGTCCGATAATATCGTGAGTATTCTTACTCTTTCTTCCATTGTCCCTGAGCTTTTTGACTAGTTCCGCGATTTCTTCATTATTTGTTATCACCATTCCACCGTCTCCACCAACGGTCATGTTCTTTGTCGGGTAAAAGCTGAATATCGCGACTTCTCCAAAGGTTCCAACTTTTTTACCTCTATACTCAGCACCATGGGCTTGAGCACAGTCCTCTAATATTGGGATCCCCGTTTCTTCAGAAATCTCCATAAGTTTTTCCATATCCGCCGGATATCCATAGAGATGAACTGGAACGATAACTTTTGTTTTTTCTGTTATTTTCTTTTTCACATCTTCCGGATCAATCGTGTACGTGTTCATATCAATATCCGCAAACACTGGGTCTGCCCCCAACAGAACGGCTCCATTCATTGTTGCGATAAAAGTTGCCGATGGTCCAATTACCTCAGAGGCACCATCCACACCTAAAGCTTGAAATGCAAATAACAAGGCAGTGTTTCCAGAATTCACGGAGACAGCATATTTTACTCCAAAATACTTTGCAAACTCCTCCTCAAATTTAAAGACACTTTCTCCAAGCACTAACTTCTCATTTTGTAAGGCATTTACAGCTGCCTCAATCATTTCTTCATTAATAACAGGCCGGGCCAGAGGTATTTTCATTCTTCTTCACCCCCAAATATTTCTTTTTCAATTTCTGATTTAATTTGCTCTAATGGCACTTTATTTGAGGCCTCAATCATAGAGATTCCTATCCATATTAAGATACCAAGAACGACAGCCACAATTGTAAATAGGGTTATCTTCGAAACTAAAATCCAATAATTAGTGAAAAACAACAAATAACCATAGAGACATATTGAGATAACTGGGATTATTATTAAAAGGAGCCCTATTTTTTGATGTCCCATTATAAAACCCTCCCAACCCGCAGATATATGAAGCCAAGCTTTTCAGCATCTTCAGCACTCAGGATATTTCTCCCATCAATTATGACCTTGTTTCTGACTTGTCCTGCTATTTCCTCAAGATCTAGTGATTTAAATTCCTTATGGTCTGCTGTAATAATTATTGCATCTATATCCTTGAAGTCCTCTTTCCATTCCGCACCGAAGCGCTTTGCATCTTCTAGGGTACATAGTGGATCATAAGCATAAACTTTAGCTCCCCACTCTTTGAGCTCCTTAATTATTGGAATTGCCGGACTCTTAGTGAACTCCCTAACACCGCCCCTAAAGGTCAAACCCAAAACTAAAACATTGCTACCCTTCAATGCCTTCCCAATTTTATTCAAGCCCCTAATAGTCAGCTCAACAATGTGGTGGGGCATTGAGTCGTTTATTTCTCTAGCCGTTTTAATTAGCCTTGGATTTGTCTTTTTAGCCAGGTTTATGACGAACCATGGATAGATTGGAATGCAATGCCCTCCAACCCCGGCCCCAGGCATGTGCAAGTGACAGTAAGGCTGAGTGTTCGCCGCCTTGAAGATCTCCAAGGCGTCAAGCCCATGTTCCTCGCACCATAATGCTAGCTCGTTTGCCAGTGCAATATTTACATCCCTGTAAACCCCTTCAAAGACTTTGACGGCCTCAGCTGCTTTTATGGAACTCATTGGAATTACACCTTTCTTGTTTATCGTCTCATATATACCAATAACCGCCTCCAAGGTTTTCTCATCACTCGCCCCAACTATCTTAGGATACTGCCCGGTAATGTCTCTAATTGCGGTCCCTGTCATCGTTCTCTCTGGAGCGTGGGCCAAGCCAAATTCTCCAAGCTTTAAACCAGATTTCTCGAGAATTGGAATTAGACTTTCTGTCGTTCCGGGAGGCATCGTTGCTTCCGTAATTACGATATCCCCCTTCTCCAACCCCTTGGCAATCTTGTGGGCAACGTCATAGACGGGTTCAAGCTTTAAATTACCCCTCTCATCTGCAAGGGTCGGAACCAAAATCACCATGACATCGGCCCGCTTTGCAGCCCAAACGCCGTCAGCTGTAGCCCTTAAGCGGCCTGCTTCAACATTCCTTTTTACCAGCTCATCAAGCCCAGGTTCTTCTTTAACGTGATTCTCCCCCCTATTCACCATTTCAACGACTTTCTCGTTAATATCAACGCCAATTACATTGGCCCCGTGGTCAGCAAAAACTGCAGCTAGGGGAAGGCCCATCTTGCCGAGGCCATAAACTGCTATCGTAACCTTGCCTTCTTTGAAGACCCGTTTAACCTCATCCCTTTTTAAGCCGAGGAGCTTCATTTCACTCAACCTCCACTACTTCATCCTTTTTTGCACTCTCCAAAGCTCTTAGGGCTACCTTAAGGGCATGCAAGCCGTCCTCACCAGAGATAAGGGGCTTTTTGCCTTCCTCAACGCAGTCAATGAAGTGCTCAAGTTCATTCCTCAGGGGCTCCCTCTTCTCTATCTTAGCCTCCTTTTTCCATTCCTCGTTGTATATTGTAAGAGTTTGCTGGATGTAGTCTAGGTACGCTATGCCCTCAGTTCCAACGGCCGTTAGGGTTCTAGTCTTGTGGGGCGTCAGCCAGTTAGTCTCCACTACCCCGCTTTTACCGTTGGAGAAACCAAGCATTATCAATGCATAATCCTCGACGCCGGCGGGATGCTTTGCATTTCCGGCCCTAGCGTACACCCTCCGTACTTTATCACCGTATAAAAAGCTGATGACGTCAATATCGTGAACACCTAGATCAATGATAATCCCAACGTCCCTAATCCTAATTGCCATTGGGCCAACCCTTTTAGCACTAATTGAAACTACCTCGCCCAAAAGCCCCTTTTGCATGCTCTCCTTCAGCTTAAGCACTGCCGGATTGAAGCGTTCAATGTGTCCTACCATTAAGATAACTCCACTTGCCTTTGCTGCATTGATTATCTCCTCCGCACCCTCAATGCTATCCGCTATAGGCTTTTCAATCAAGACATTAACCCCGCTCTCTATAAATTCTAGGGCAACTTCCCTATGGAGTGACGTCGGAACTGCAATGCTAACCGCGTCCAAGTCCTCCTTGGCCAGCTCTCTGTAATCTCCATAAGGTATTGTGTTGAACTTCTTTGCTACTTCCTTTGCACGCTCAAAGTTCGCATCGGCAACTCCAACGAGCTCAACCTTTCCTTCTTTTGCGAGTTCCGAGTAAACCCTCGCGTGATGGTATCCCATGTTCCCAACACCGACAACGCCAACGCGAAGCATCTTGACCACCTTTTAGGGTGAAGCTAAGAGGAAAGCTCTTTAAGGGTTTGAACTATGTAAGTGATATCTTTCTCACTGACTGCAGGATGCACGGGTAAGCTTAGGACTTGCTTTGATGCTTCTATTGCGTTCGGGCAACAGTCCCTCGGGTAGCCGAGCTTTTGATACAATGGCTGATGATGGACGGGCATTGGGTAATGCACAGCTGTTCCAATACCTTTTTCCCTGAGCTTTTCTTGGAGTTCATCCCTTGATAATGGGTATTCGTCGGTAACCCTAATAACGTACTGATGGAATACATGTTTGGCCCTGGGGTCAACATAGGGGGGAATTAAACCCTCGATCTTAGAAATTCCCCTTGTTAGTTTTTCAGCGTTCCTTATTCTAATCTCGTTCCACTCATCAAGCTTCCTCAATTGCACTCTCCCAATTGCCGCGGCGATGTTTGTCATCCTGTAGTTATAGCCGAGTTCCTCGTGCAAGTACTTCCTCGTCTGCCCGTGATTCCTCAACAGCGAAACCCTCCTGGCAAGCTCGTCATCGTTTGTAACGACCATCCCGCCCTCGCCAGTGGTCATGTTCTTCGTTGGGTAGAAGCTGAATGCTGCAATATCACCGAAAGTTCCAACCTTTTGGCCCTCAAATTTGGCACCGTGAGCCTGGGCGCAGTCCTCGATTAGGTAAAGCTTGTAATCCTCGGCGATCTCCTTGAACGCCTTCATATCCGCTGGCTGCCCATACAAGTGAACCACGAGAATGGCTCTAGTCTTGTTGGTGATCTTCTCCTTAACTTCCTCCGGATCTAGATTAAACGTCTTGGGGTCGATATCGGCAAAGACTGGTTTAGCCCCTTGGAATAGAACTGCGTTGGCTGAAGCAATAAACGTGAACGGCGTCGTTATAACCTCGTCCCCGGGACCTATCTTCAATGCCTTTAATGCAAGATCTAAGGCAGTAGTTCCATTAGAAACTGCCAAGGCATGCTTAACTCCTAGGTATTCGGCGAATTCCTTTTCAAAAGCCTCAACTTCTTTGCCATGGGCAAGCATTCCACTCTTTAAAACCCTAATAACGGCGTTAATTTCCTCATCTCCAATGAGGGGTTTAGCTATTGGAATCATTTCTCATCCCTCCCAAATTTCTACCTTTAGCTCGGGGTATAATTCTTTGATCATGAGGAAGTGCCTATCTTTCGTCACTAAAGTGAGTCCCCTGTTTAGAGCTATCGCTGTTATTAGAATGTCAACTGCTGGAACTGGCTTTCCTTTTTTTACGAGCTCTTTTGATATCCTTACAGCTAAATTGAATTCCTCCTTTGATGGATAGAGGAATGTCAGGCTAAAAAGGGCTGCTTTTGGATATTCAATGAGATTGAAGATTGTCGTATATCCAGATAGGGATTTTTTGAGTCTTCCGGCTTCTATTAGGACGTTCGTGTCGTAAAGCTTTTTAGGCGCTTCCATTCTGCCTCCCTCGTTTTTTCATAATACTCCTCAAATTTCTCATCTGGAATGCTCTCCAGGTCTTTTACAAAATCCTCTCCGAGCATTTTAAGGAGCTCGTCGTTTGATATCTCGAACTTCTCCTCTATCTTTTCAAGGTACTCTATTATTGCTCTCCTCGCAACTTCACTCCACTTGACTTCCTTATGCTTCTTCATTCTTTCATAAACATCCGGAGGAATTGACAAAGTTATGTTCGGCATTGAACCACCACACTTATTTATGTGAACTCATTTATTTAAGTGTTTCACCATTATAAGTCCTTCTCCCTCAAATACCTCTCATAATCCTCCCTACGAATTTTTACCTCCCTACCACAGTGGGAACACTTGTAAACAACAAAATCTTTTTCTTCCCTAACGATTTCCTTTAGAGGCCTACCACAATAGCAGACGAAGCCCTTTAGTCTCGCTGGATTCCCGTAAACTAAGCCGAAGGGTGGAACGTCCTTTGTCACGACTGAACCAGCCCCGACCATTGCGTACTCCCCAATCGTTACCCCACAGACTATTGTAGCATTCGCTCCTATTGATGCCCCCTTCTTCACGAGTGTTGGAACTACCTCCCAATCCTCGTTGAACGATCTGGGGTAAAGGTCGTTAGTGAAGGTCATGTGTGGTCCTAAAAACACGTCATCCTCGACTTTAACCCCCCTGTAGACGCTTACTCCATTCTGGATTTTCACGTTGTTGCCTATTTCAACTCCAACGTCAATGTAAACATCCTTACCAATGTTGCAGTTTTTTCCTATCTTTGCTCCTTTCCTTATGTGGGCAAAATGCCAAATCCTCGTCCCTTCTCCAACAACAACATCCTCCTCAACAACCGCAGTAGGGTGGACAAAGTACTTTCCTTCACCCATTCAAATTACCCCCGTGGTCTTTTGCAGCCAAGCAACGACTAAACCCAAAAGAAATGAGCGGAATATATCGGCTACTAGCAACTAATTCCTCATTGTAAGCGGGAATTATTATTAATGTCCTCATGTTCCATCCGGTAATTACGATAAGTGGGAAGCCTTAAAAATTAAACGGTTGTCCAAAAATTAAGGTTAGAAGAACAAAATAACGACATCCTCTATAACGGCCGTCTCAACCTCCTCTCCCTCGCTGAACACAGCCTTTCTAAGCACTACATCCTCCCTGCCCAGCTCCACCCTCGTTCCATCGACCTCGAACTCCACCTTGCCCTTCTCCTTCAGCTCCCTCGCGATATCCTCTGCATTCTCCTTCAAGTACTCGGCAATCTTCGGAACGAGCTTCCCGTACCTCGGCCCCACCCTCTTGAAGTTCGGCTTTATCTCCACAATCCTCTCCTCGAGCTGGGGCTCCCCCTTCACGACCTCAAGCCTCTCGATGTTCATCGTTCCCTTTATGTCCCTCTCTATCAGCTTAACGAGCTCGTGGCTCTCGGTCGCGTAGATTGCCACGTGCTCGAGCTTTGCGTTCAAAGGTAGCCCGTGGGAGTTCTTGTACTTCCTCATCTCGCTAACGATCTTCCTAGCTAGCTCTCCAACCCTCTCAGCCTCCTCGTCTATCCTCTCCTCGCTGTACTCTGGCCACTCCAGTAAGTGGACGCTCTTGACCTTGACCTTGTCTTTGAACAAGTGGTGGTAGAGCTCTTCTGTTATGTGCGGGACGAAGGGGGCTAGCAGCAACAATAGGTTCCACAGCAGCTCGTACAATGCTACTTTGGCCTTCACCTTGCTCTCCTCGTCTTCCCCGTACAGCCTGTACTTTACCATCTCTATGTAATCGTCAGCAACTTCATGCCATATGAACGTCATGAGCTCCCTGGTTATCAGGTTGAACCTGTACCTCTCCAGCTCCTCCGTGGCGAACTTTATCAGCCTGTGCAGCCTCGAGAGTATCCACCTGTCGAGGGGTTCAAGCTCTAAATCCTTGTACTTCTCGTACTCGAAGTCCTTGATGTGCCTCTCGGCAAAGCGGTAGATGTTCCAGAGCTTCTGCAAAAACCTGAAGTTGTAATCGACCGTCTCCCACTTGAACGGATGATCCTCACCTGGAGGGGCTAAAGCAGTCCACAGCCTTAGGGCATCTGCACCGTACTTCGGTATAACCTCATCTGGAGCTACTACATTCCCGTAGCTCTTGCTCATCTTCCTCCCGTCCGGCCCGGCAACCATTCCGTTGATCACTATATCTTTCCATGGCTTCTCCCCGGTAAGCTTGTACGTCCTGTATATCGTGTAGAAGGCCCACGTCCTAATTATGTCGGTTCCCTGGGGCCTTAAGGCGGTTGGGAAGTTGTGCTCGAACCACTTCTTCGCCTCCTCATCCCCCTTAATTGCATCGTACCACTTGGTGATTATCAGTGGGGTTATGCTGGAGTCAACCCAGCAGTCGAGTACATCCGTTACGGGCTCTAATTCTGCTCCACAGACAGGGCACCTCTCCACCGGGGGCTTGTCGAACCTGGGGTCTACGGGAAGATCTTCCTCCCTAGCCGGAACTATATGGCCGTTCTTGCACACCCAGAACGGGAACGGAGTCCCGAATACCCTCTGCCTGCTTATCACCCAGTCCCAGTCCATGCTCTCGGCCCAGTCCTTTAATCGGAGGAACATGTCCTCGGGGTACCAGTTGATCTCCTTCGCTACCTTCACGATCTCATCCGTGAAGTCCTTCACCTTTATGAACCACTGCTTCTTGGGCAACAGCTCAATCGGGGCCATGCATGAGCTCCTCTCGGTGTGCCTGAGGACTCTGTGCCTTATCTTCTCCTTCTTGTAGAGAAGACCCATCTTCTCGAGGTCTTCTGCTATTTTCTTCCTCGCCTCCTCGACCTTAAGCCCAGCGTAGGGCCCGGCCTTCTCGTTCATCGTCCCATCTTCGTTGATCGCGATTATCACGGGGAGGTTGTACCTCTTCTGCCAGACTATATCCTGCTCATCACCGTACGTACAGTTGTACACTGCCCCCGTCCCGAAGTTCGGATCCACGTCCTCATCGGCTAGTATTGGAACCTCCCTCTCGAAGATCGGTAGCCTAACCTTCTTCCCCACCAAGTGCTTGTACCTCTCATCGTCCGGATGGACGAATACCGCAACACATGCAGGCATTAGCTCCGGCCTCGTGGTCGCTATCGGGATGTAGCCTGAGCCATCTGCTAGGGGGAGCTTTATGTAGTATAGGTAGCCCTCCTCCTCAACATAGCCTACCTCGGCCTTAGCAAGGGAAGTCCTACACTTGGGGCACCAGTAAACGGGGTGCTCCTCCCTGTAAAGTAACCCCTTCTCGTAGAACTTGAGCAAAGTGTATTGTACTGTGGCCTTGTACTCGTCGTCCATGGTGTGGTACTCAAGATCCCAGTCAGCTGAGTAGCCTATCCTTATGAACTGGTTCCTCATAGCTTCAATTGCCTGCCAGGTCCACTCAACGCACTTCTTCAGGAACTCCTCGGGCTGATCCTTTGTTATTCCAAACTCCTTCTCAACCTTTAACTCGGTTGGAAGCCCGTGGTTGTCGAAGCCTTGCGGAAAGAGAACGTTGTAGCCCCTCATCCTCTTGTACCTCGCTATTATATCTATCCAGGTGTGACTCAGTACATGTCCCAAATGCAGGGTTCCGCTCGTGAAGGGTGGGGGTGTGTCTATTGCATAGCTCGGCCTGTTCTCGTCTAACCTGTACTTGTATACCTTCTCCTCGAGCCAGTACTTCTGCCACTTAGGCTCTATCTCGTTAGGGTCGTACTTCTTCGGTAGCATAGGCACCACCTACTAAGAACTAACCCAGGAAGAAGAGTTGATTGGTTTGGGCTAAAGGTAGCGGTGGACGATATACACCACCAAACCCTTTAAATGAGGGGCCCCTTAAAAACCTTGCTTAAAGACCATTTCAAGGATTGGATCAGCGATCCTGTACTCTCCCCTAACCTTCTCGAGGAAGGAGGCCTTGACTAAATTCGTCAATAGTCTGTGCACCACGCTGTCAGATATGGACTTCTTCTCCCTCCTCTCAAGGAACTCCTTTATCTCGCTCCACCTTTTATTCCCTAAAGCTACGGCCCTCATAACCGCGATGTACCTTTTCCTTGCAAATTCATGCCTCTTTAGGAACTCCTCAAATTCACTCTTGGCCAAGGGTGTGGCCTTCTTTAGCGTGGCCTCAAGGGCCCTCTCCGGGTTCTTCAAAGCTGACATTCCGAAGAGGACGAGCCATCCAACTATTCCGTCCAGTGCTCTAACCGCCTCCTCTATAGTTTCCTTGCCAACGTTAATGTTGCACTGCTCGAAGCCTATCCTGAGGAACTCCCTGCTCTGCTCTTCGCTGAACCTTGAGAGGGTGATTTCCTCAAAGTACCTCCCGAATAGGGGGGCGTTTGGATCTTCAATGCCCAGGAAGTCGTAGAGGAGGCCGACCTCGCTTCCCGTGACAACTATCCTAAGCTCGGTGTAATCGTAGAGGTGGGCTATTAGACCGGTTAGCTTTCTCCCGATTGGGCCCTTAGCGTACTGCACCTCATCGAACGCGATTACAACGTCGAGCCTCTCGAGGGTTTCGAATAGTTCTAGGAGATCTACTCCTCTCTCCCCCCAAGAGAGATATATTCCAGAACCAAGAATTTGGATTCCAGATATGTGGGAAAGCATTCCTTTGATCTTCGTTTTCATATCCTTCCTCTCCCTAATTAACCTGTTAAGGCCCGCCTCTATCCTCTTGTAGAGGTCAAACTCCGAGCTTGGGTTGACGTCCCTCATGTCCACGAGAATGTAAGGGGCATTGGCTTCGTTAAGACCCACGAGCAAAAGCGAAGTTTTCCCTAACCTTCTTATCCCCGTTATAACCGTTAAGGGCCTTCTAGACTCTAGGGCAGTTATGAACTCTTCAAGCTCCCTCTCCCTGTCGAATAAATCTTCTCTCTTTGTTTTTGGTCTTGGGTCGAAGTACAAGACTTCACCCCCAGAAGTTAACTTCTCCCCCAGAAGTTATAACCTTAACTTTTGTTTTAAATCAAAAATTGATGGGACTCAAGAATCAGGGGACTCTATAGAAGCCATATATTTCGAAGTCATGGTCAAAGGTGAAAGCCGTTATTATCCTGAGACGCTCCATTATCGCAAAGCTGAGACAATCAACTAGATCCATACCATCATGGTCTTCAAATTTTTCAAAGATTTTCCAAGCCTTATTCCAATCTTCCTTTGTTTCATTTTCAATTATTATGAACTCACTTGAGAGTATAATATTTTTTAATTCAAGTGCAGTCCTCTTCCCTACTCGCTTAGAGGTGCCGTTAAGAAACTCCATTAGAACTGGACGACCTACAACGAATCTTATTCCCTTAGTGACGCTCTCCTTAAAGAATGCAACGGCCTTAGCATGATTTTCATCCTTTGTATTAAAAAATGCTATTAGGGCTCCTGTGTCCATATAAATCATCTCTGGCTTTACTTGCTTCGCCATTCAACTACACCCCAGTCATCTCTCTCACTGGCTTTTGTATCTTCAATGTCAAGTAACCCAATGCCCTTCCAAATTGGATCTTTATATATCTCCTTTTCAATGTCTTCTTTCAATTTCTTTGCATACTCAGTAAGAATGTCTCTCAGGACAGCCTTTAGAGGTATCCTCTTTTTTATTGCGAGCATTTTGAGAATTTCGTAAGTCTCCATATCAACCTCAGTTTGGACGATTTTTGT
It encodes:
- a CDS encoding acyltransferase, giving the protein MKDPKYAILKEVEIGEGAKIYDQVNLYKCKIGKNTKIDAFVYIEEGVEIGNNVKIRPFTFIPSGVKIEDDVFIGPNVVFTNDKYPRVRGKWRELKTVVKKGASIGAGAVIGPGVTIGRYALVGAGSVVTKDVPDYAIVVGNPARIIGDVRDEKFKKKVKEFLENGPGELKGDESEWPWP
- a CDS encoding glycosyltransferase family 2 protein, with amino-acid sequence MAVKVSPWPFYVYTVIPVWRNKEIGWVLSRFNTPIVDEVVVVLDEPDEEMLSLIKSNKKYMKPKLTIIENPRRMGIGYAIREGLMYGLRNNYDVVVVMAGNGKDNPKEIPKLLKKIDEGYDYVQGSRFLEGGKYNGLPFQRRVFNRAWPIFWSIITGKRQTEVTNGFRAYRLSILKDPRININQSWLDGYALEYYIHYKVLTLGYKYTEVPVSKIYRNNRDYTKINPLKDWHHIVLPPILLRLGIKK
- a CDS encoding nucleotide sugar dehydrogenase, whose translation is MKLLGLKRDEVKRVFKEGKVTIAVYGLGKMGLPLAAVFADHGANVIGVDINEKVVEMVNRGENHVKEEPGLDELVKRNVEAGRLRATADGVWAAKRADVMVILVPTLADERGNLKLEPVYDVAHKIAKGLEKGDIVITEATMPPGTTESLIPILEKSGLKLGEFGLAHAPERTMTGTAIRDITGQYPKIVGASDEKTLEAVIGIYETINKKGVIPMSSIKAAEAVKVFEGVYRDVNIALANELALWCEEHGLDALEIFKAANTQPYCHLHMPGAGVGGHCIPIYPWFVINLAKKTNPRLIKTAREINDSMPHHIVELTIRGLNKIGKALKGSNVLVLGLTFRGGVREFTKSPAIPIIKELKEWGAKVYAYDPLCTLEDAKRFGAEWKEDFKDIDAIIITADHKEFKSLDLEEIAGQVRNKVIIDGRNILSAEDAEKLGFIYLRVGRVL
- a CDS encoding Gfo/Idh/MocA family protein translates to MDKTLNVAVIGAGYWGTKLVREYLAASKERRDIVLKAIYDIDFNRLKNLAKELSLPESMLTTSYDDILKRDDINAVHIATPNETHYDLAMQAINANKHIVLEKPMALSSRKAFRLAREAEKRNIVLLVDHIFRFNNALKVTKELLESGEFGNLYYITLKWSAYLEPPKNRDIIFDLAPHPIDIVNYLTEEWPAKVYGSGKSYVRGKKGLEEMAFINAELPDDVLVNIELSWIDHGKKTRMVNIVTEKGTLVIDALAQTLTIYSDSQKREIPITPNNTIRDMIHHFADRVIKGEPPLNSATVGAMTVFVLEKIRESLEKGQTVEIFRGD
- a CDS encoding DegT/DnrJ/EryC1/StrS family aminotransferase; translated protein: MIPIAKPLIGDEEINAVIRVLKSGMLAHGKEVEAFEKEFAEYLGVKHALAVSNGTTALDLALKALKIGPGDEVITTPFTFIASANAVLFQGAKPVFADIDPKTFNLDPEEVKEKITNKTRAILVVHLYGQPADMKAFKEIAEDYKLYLIEDCAQAHGAKFEGQKVGTFGDIAAFSFYPTKNMTTGEGGMVVTNDDELARRVSLLRNHGQTRKYLHEELGYNYRMTNIAAAIGRVQLRKLDEWNEIRIRNAEKLTRGISKIEGLIPPYVDPRAKHVFHQYVIRVTDEYPLSRDELQEKLREKGIGTAVHYPMPVHHQPLYQKLGYPRDCCPNAIEASKQVLSLPVHPAVSEKDITYIVQTLKELSS
- a CDS encoding DegT/DnrJ/EryC1/StrS family aminotransferase, with amino-acid sequence MKIPLARPVINEEMIEAAVNALQNEKLVLGESVFKFEEEFAKYFGVKYAVSVNSGNTALLFAFQALGVDGASEVIGPSATFIATMNGAVLLGADPVFADIDMNTYTIDPEDVKKKITEKTKVIVPVHLYGYPADMEKLMEISEETGIPILEDCAQAHGAEYRGKKVGTFGEVAIFSFYPTKNMTVGGDGGMVITNNEEIAELVKKLRDNGRKSKNTHDIIGHTARLNTVNAAIGRVQLKYLDEWNEKRRKIASIYDKILDTLDEVVTPPKPSSSIKPVYHLYVIRVPENKRNLLGAWLEKNGIQTAVHYPIPIHLQPAYARFGYKEGDLPITEKWAKTVLSIPMFVEMTKDQAKYVGEKIYEFFDKRVYENNKELEKEAQQWIKRLM
- a CDS encoding UDP-N-acetylglucosamine 3-dehydrogenase, with amino-acid sequence MLRVGVVGVGNMGYHHARVYSELAKEGKVELVGVADANFERAKEVAKKFNTIPYGDYRELAKEDLDAVSIAVPTSLHREVALEFIESGVNVLIEKPIADSIEGAEEIINAAKASGVILMVGHIERFNPAVLKLKESMQKGLLGEVVSISAKRVGPMAIRIRDVGIIIDLGVHDIDVISFLYGDKVRRVYARAGNAKHPAGVEDYALIMLGFSNGKSGVVETNWLTPHKTRTLTAVGTEGIAYLDYIQQTLTIYNEEWKKEAKIEKREPLRNELEHFIDCVEEGKKPLISGEDGLHALKVALRALESAKKDEVVEVE